The Rubrobacter calidifluminis genome contains a region encoding:
- a CDS encoding CHC2 zinc finger domain-containing protein → MRISRRTIDEVRQGVDVVEVASEFTALRRQGTRFVGLCPYPDHQEKTPSFSVSPDLGLYYCFGCQRGGDAIKLVQELRSVTFAEAVQYLAEKNGLRIEYESSSPEEARKARETASRRHRIYRALAAATVYYQKCLAQSRTAQTARRYLAGRKISQSTIEEFKLGYAPEGSGAGFLRAMRNVGVGVKELR, encoded by the coding sequence TTGAGGATCTCAAGACGCACCATAGACGAAGTCCGCCAGGGCGTGGACGTCGTCGAGGTGGCCTCGGAGTTCACGGCGCTGCGCAGACAGGGCACCCGCTTCGTGGGCCTCTGCCCCTACCCGGATCACCAGGAGAAAACCCCCTCCTTCAGCGTCTCGCCGGACTTGGGCCTCTACTACTGCTTCGGATGCCAGCGTGGGGGAGATGCCATAAAACTCGTGCAGGAGCTGCGCTCCGTGACCTTCGCCGAGGCCGTCCAGTACCTGGCCGAGAAGAACGGCCTGCGCATCGAATACGAATCCTCCTCTCCCGAAGAAGCCAGAAAGGCCCGAGAGACCGCCTCCCGGCGGCACAGGATCTACCGCGCCCTCGCCGCAGCCACCGTCTACTACCAGAAGTGCCTGGCCCAGTCCCGCACCGCCCAGACCGCCCGTAGATACCTCGCAGGGCGGAAAATTTCGCAATCTACTATAGAAGAATTCAAGTTGGGGTATGCGCCAGAGGGGAGTGGGGCGGGATTTCTGCGGGCGATGCGTAATGTTGGGGTGGGGGTGAAGGAGCTACGGC